AATCCTTCAGGGGGACCCAGAGAGCAACAGTGAGAATGAAGGGCACAGACGCCCACAAGCTGGAAAAAATATGACGAGTCAAAATAGGGTGGGTCTACGccagagtaaaaataaaaataaaggcaACCAAGTGCTACAAATGCCTTGGCTACGGACACCGAAAACATGCCTGCACAGGAACAGACCGCTCCGAAGCGTGCTGCCTATGCACAGAAAAAGGACACAAGGCATCCTCATGCAACTCCTTACCAAAGTGCGCTGCATGTCAAGACCTAAACGAGCAAACAGATCACTACCCAGGAAGTGGGAAGTGCACTGCGTACCGGAGAGCAATGGCTTCGAACAAGACGAACATACGCGCAAACGAGCAGAGAGGGTCGACCCCGGACGGTGTCACCCAAACGCGCGCCACCAATGCCTAAGTATCTGCAGATAAACCTGAACTGCTGCAAAGCAGCTCAGGCCCTGCTGCACCAAGTCGCAGCAGAAGAGGAGGTCGACTTCGTCCTGACAAGCGAATACAATAGAGAAGAGGGTTCAAACTGGTATGCCGACACAACGGGTAAGGCAGCGATAGTAAACACCAATAAAACGAGACTAAACAAGGAGGGACTGGGAGAGGCAGGATTCAGGTGGGTGGAAGTACACGGCCTGAGGCTATACGCATGCTACTGGTCTCCAAACTCCACTATCCAGGAGTACAAAGACTTTGTAAACAGGCTAGAGAGGTCTATAAGAAGCGAGGCAACCGAGATCCTCGTCACAGGAGATTTCAATGCGAAACATGCGGAGTGGGGCTGCCCAAAAAATGACAAGAGAGGAGACATACTGTTGGACATGATCAACTCTGCAGGTCTAGTGATGTGCAACAAAGGGCAGGAGAGCACCCACGCCAAAGGATCGATCATCGACCTGACCATAGCAACACCCCGAACAGCCCAGAGCATGACCAAGTGGAAGGTTCTGGACAGGGAGTCACTGAGCGACCACTACTACATCCTGTTCGAAACCACCCCAGGACTCCCAAAAAACGAGCTGCGCAGAAACAGGATTGATGCCAAAAAACTGGAAACACTACTCAAATCAGACGACCTCTCCCGGACCCTAGACATGTGCACAGATGCAAACCAGAGCGCCCTGGCAATCACGGACGCGATCAACGGATGACGCCTGACAGGCCATAGTGGAAAGAGAGCCAGGAAATCGGTACACTGGTGGAGCCCTGAGATATACACGCTCCGAAACTCGGCAAACCACCTCCGAAGAGTCTACCAACGAGAGAGGAAAAAGCACGGCCTAGCGGGCAGCACAGTCGCGCAATCGAATGCAAAAGCAGCCAAACGCGCACTGGCGAACGCAATAAAGAGGGCAAAGGAGACGGCGTGGAGGGACCTGTGCGACAAGGTACAGAACGACACGTGGGGACTCCCATACAAGCTGGTGATGGACAAACTGACCAGACAACCCCCAATCCCAGAACTAGACACGCCAGGCAGGCTGCGCCGAATCGTCGATGGACTTTTCCCACAAC
This portion of the Acyrthosiphon pisum isolate AL4f chromosome A1, pea_aphid_22Mar2018_4r6ur, whole genome shotgun sequence genome encodes:
- the LOC107882289 gene encoding uncharacterized protein LOC107882289, with the translated sequence MPKYLQINLNCCKAAQALLHQVAAEEEVDFVLTSEYNREEGSNWYADTTGKAAIVNTNKTRLNKEGLGEAGFRWVEVHGLRLYACYWSPNSTIQEYKDFVNRLERSIRSEATEILVTGDFNAKHAEWGCPKNDKRGDILLDMINSAGLVMCNKGQESTHAKGSIIDLTIATPRTAQSMTKWKVLDRESLSDHYYILFETTPGLPKNELRRNRIDAKKLETLLKSDDLSRTLDMCTDANQSALAITDAING